A stretch of the Oligoflexus sp. genome encodes the following:
- the corA gene encoding magnesium/cobalt transporter CorA, whose protein sequence is MFRILEIGLDGAVTMYDDAARIGPPPEGVIRWVDLSAQDEPQLELLRLGFNFHPLAIEDCSHFDQRPKVEEYDNYLFIVTQGFVCEGGSVENLKILELHTFMGQHFLVTVHSEGIEALDSVWKRATSDANLLKRGVDFVLYMIADRMVDGNFPILDLAAEELEVLEEEVLSNPRRENLTRIFALKHQLVSMRKVLSPQRDVFGALTKLDHPYIAERTLHYFRDVYDHLIRITESIEANRDLLGNALEAYLSSVSQRTNEIMKYLTIMSAVFLPLAFVVGFFGQNFQNLIGMQDWMQSDSLMWGMVILCVTIPVVMIIWFKRKGWV, encoded by the coding sequence ATGTTTCGAATTTTGGAGATAGGGCTGGATGGGGCCGTGACGATGTATGATGATGCGGCCCGCATTGGCCCACCCCCTGAGGGCGTCATTCGCTGGGTTGATCTGTCCGCGCAGGATGAGCCGCAGCTGGAGCTTCTGCGGCTGGGTTTTAATTTCCATCCCCTGGCCATCGAGGATTGCTCGCATTTTGATCAAAGGCCCAAGGTTGAAGAGTATGACAACTATCTTTTCATCGTGACCCAGGGCTTTGTCTGCGAAGGGGGCTCGGTGGAAAATCTGAAGATTCTGGAGCTGCATACCTTCATGGGTCAGCACTTTCTCGTGACCGTTCACAGCGAAGGCATCGAAGCCCTGGATAGCGTCTGGAAGCGGGCGACGTCCGACGCCAACCTTTTAAAACGCGGTGTGGACTTTGTTCTTTATATGATCGCCGATCGCATGGTGGACGGCAATTTTCCCATACTGGACCTGGCCGCCGAGGAGCTGGAGGTATTGGAAGAGGAGGTTCTGTCCAATCCGCGGCGCGAGAACCTGACCCGCATCTTCGCACTGAAGCATCAGCTTGTGTCCATGCGCAAGGTGCTGTCCCCGCAGCGTGATGTTTTCGGAGCCCTGACGAAACTGGACCATCCTTATATAGCCGAAAGAACCCTGCATTATTTCCGCGATGTCTATGATCATCTGATACGTATCACGGAATCCATCGAAGCCAACCGCGATCTTCTGGGCAATGCACTGGAGGCGTACCTTTCCTCGGTGTCCCAGCGCACCAATGAAATAATGAAATACCTGACGATCATGAGCGCAGTCTTTCTGCCTTTGGCCTTTGTCGTGGGATTTTTTGGTCAGAATTTTCAGAACCTGATTGGGATGCAGGACTGGATGCAGTCCGACTCCTTGATGTGGGGAATGGTGATTTTGTGCGTCACAATTCCTGTG